CTGAGAGCGAATAGACGACGTCTGCGGGTCGATTCCGACCCGCAGACGCCCCCTCGTCCGCCCCTCGCGGTCGGTCCTCGACCGCGCAGCACCCCGTCAACGCTCTCGAATGGCGGAAATGCGCCGTTTTTCAGCAGCGTCCTACTGGGCCTTTCGCCGGCCCCAGATGAAGACGCCGACGATCGTGGCCAAAGCCGTGACGAGCATCACGAGACCGGAAATATCTCGCCCCCCGGCGAGAAGCCACACCGCCGTGCCGAACGTCGCCGCGATCATGAGCAGCGACGAGAGGTACCCGAAGAGATAGCGCCTGTTGCTCGATCGAAGAAGCCTGATGTCCATCTCGTGACGGTGCGCCTGCTCTCGCTCGGCCATCTTGACGATCCGCTCGGCAAGTCCCGGAACGACGCCGTCGTACAAGCGGAGGATGTCCGGATGCGGAAGAGGCCCTTGATGCGATTCATGCTTCGCGGCGGAGACGCGAGCCCCCCGCTCCGGCGGCAAGCCGCCTCCTGAACCCGACGTCGGAGACATGGGCGGTTCGCGTGGTCAGCGCGCCGCCGCGTTCGGCGCAGTCTCTTCCATGCGCGGGCCGGCGGATTCGGCCTCGCAGCGGGCCTCTTCGATGGCGGCGCCGAGGAACGCGCCGACGGCCAGCCAGTCCGAGGCCAGCGCGACCTCATCCCGCTCCGGGACGGTCCACGGACCGGCGGCGGTGGCCGCGTGCCCGGCGGGCAGGCCGACAAACGCCGCCGCCCCGCGGAAGAACGACCT
This sequence is a window from bacterium. Protein-coding genes within it:
- a CDS encoding DUF2335 domain-containing protein, yielding MSPTSGSGGGLPPERGARVSAAKHESHQGPLPHPDILRLYDGVVPGLAERIVKMAEREQAHRHEMDIRLLRSSNRRYLFGYLSSLLMIAATFGTAVWLLAGGRDISGLVMLVTALATIVGVFIWGRRKAQ